The genomic stretch CTCCAAAAAGGCTTTGAGCTCTGCAGCACGGCTGGCCGACGGTAGCCTCACTATTGGAGCTCGCGTCATACCATCCCTCAGCACGATTCCGGTAGCTCCTCCAGACTCTGCGATGGCCTTACAACCCCTGTTGGTGCTCGCCACTAGGCACCCCTCGGTGGTGGCCATGGGCACATAGTACCTCGTCCCATCCAGCACCAGTGGCCCGGCGATCCCCACCGGAAGCTGCACGTACCCTACAGGGAGCTCGCAGCACTGTCCGAATATGGACCCGTAATCGAATCCGTCAAGAGGAAGCCCCTCAAGGTCCTTCCCGGTAGTCCGCCGAAGCGCCTCTCGCCTGATCCCTGCTGCTCTCCGACAATCGCCCAGCTTGGTCTCAAGAACGTAGGATGGTGTCTTTCCCGTGATGACGGAGGAAATGAGCTCCTCGTCGTCAGGGTTGGGATCCGGCATTTCCTCAAGGGAGGAGGCGGAGCAGAGGAGCGTGCAAGGCACAGGAACTGGGGATGAAGGGGCCTCCGCGGAGTTAGAGAGGAGGAAATCGTCCTCCTCGTCGTTCGAGGATACGATGGACTGGACGAAAGCGATGCCAAAGAAGCTGAAGAGGTAGATGAGGGACGCGACGAGACCGACGATGGCGACGATCTCGGCGAGGCCAACGCCGTGGAGCGGGGAAGAGAGGCGGAGCTCCTCGCGCCACCGGCGCATAAGGAAGacgagggaggcggcgaagagagCGGTGAAAAGGAGGTTGGTATAGCGGATCGGGAGAGGGAGGGCGTCGGAGGCCTGCACGGGGGCGGCTGGGGCGGGGATGTGAGTCTTGGCGGAGGCGGAGACGGAGCTAAGAGGAAGCCGACGACGGAGGTACATGGTGGTGAAGAAAGAGGCAAGGGTTTCGCGCGCAACGCTTCGCCCCAGCCGGAAATTAGATTGCAGAAAAGGGAGGAAACTGCAGAGAGTAGATGATTCCAGCAAAGCAATTTATAGAATTAAACACAGAGCATTTGTTTTCGTTGCGGAAAAAAAGAAAACTACTTCTATTTTCGAAAATGACGGAAACAGTACGAAGTAACTTGAATGTGTATGTAATCACTTAATAAAATAGTTTGTTTCTTCAATTAGTTCTGTTTATTTATATGAGGACGAAAAAAATTCACGGTAAAAAAATTTTCTCAACTTATTTCACATTAAAAAAATGAATTGCTCTTTTTTATTTCGACAATTTACTAAAAggcataatttatatattatatttatcAAAAAAGCGTAAGATAGTTTAATTTATACTAAAAAATGTAGAGaccaaaaattaaatttctagtTTACCCCTGCCAACCTCTTGTTTTCAATCATCATCTTCTAAAGCATCCAAGCtacaaattgaattaaaaattattatatgatTCGGATGCACGTCCTTTCAACGCCTCTCTCTCCATCTCTCTACCTAGTTTTATAAATACGAAATAAATATGAACCTCCTTCGCTTGTCATTCCTTGTCGTGCTGATTGGTGGGATTGCAAAAGACCAATTAAGATTTAGTGATCCGTAAGAGTTTCAAAAGGAGTCCAAAGGATAACATTTAAGGGCGTCAATGTTGAAGAATAAACTTCTAGCAAGAGTGAAATTAGTAGAAGAATACAGTTAAAGATTTAGTAATTTATGTATAGATTTATTACTGTAAAATAGGGTACTgatgtaaaaaaaaaagttatagtTTTGTTACAAAGGGAGATGACAAAAATCGTGTTTATGGTTTCATTGGATATTTGtggaataaatattcaacaacacctgTAATATAATCTACTCCAATACATGCAATATGATCTACTCCAATACATAATCAATTTGCAAGGTACTTCACTATAATGCTAGGTTTCAGCTAGACCTTGCTCCTACATTTTAGTTTAGTATGGTAGGTATCAagacgttgggcctgatatgagatcatATCATACCCACTTTCTGCCTTGATCAAAAGTTTGGTTTGATATCATATCTACCTTCTATCTCGCTCAACCCTACATAGTGATTGGGAGTTTGCATAAATCTAATTATCGTTGCTCCATCAATGTGTTTATACCAAAAAGCACTTATCGAcccaaaattatttgattacacTCATTTAACGTGTTGTTAGGTTCTATGGTTGTAAAGAATTAAATTGTGCTAACCATTTTTTATTTAGGCCTCTCATTTTCTCAGTGGTGCTCCTAGTTTACAAGAATTTTCTGAttcaatgtgggcctgatattagATGATATCAGGTCCACGATGGGCCTAATATCATACCATATCAGGCACACGATGGGCCTAATATCATACCATATCAGACCCACGATGGGTCTGATATCATACCATATCAGGACGATCATGGGCTtgatatgggatcatatcaggtccaacgttaTGTTTGGTTAAAACTTTGCATTTACATCATAAACAGTTTTTCCTTGCTTAACCCTTCCTAGTGGTTGGAATTATGCAAAATTACAAAAATCATAGGCTCATATCAGTCGAATTGTATCACAACCAATGGTAAATTATGAAAATCTAATAGGTACATAATATACTTCGTCTTTGATAAATTTGTATGTACAACATCACTTgattatgtagttgcaaattaactaaattagtttgtaatttatttat from Zingiber officinale cultivar Zhangliang chromosome 5B, Zo_v1.1, whole genome shotgun sequence encodes the following:
- the LOC121984392 gene encoding 3-hydroxy-3-methylglutaryl-coenzyme A reductase 3-like; this translates as MYLRRRLPLSSVSASAKTHIPAPAAPVQASDALPLPIRYTNLLFTALFAASLVFLMRRWREELRLSSPLHGVGLAEIVAIVGLVASLIYLFSFFGIAFVQSIVSSNDEEDDFLLSNSAEAPSSPVPVPCTLLCSASSLEEMPDPNPDDEELISSVITGKTPSYVLETKLGDCRRAAGIRREALRRTTGKDLEGLPLDGFDYGSIFGQCCELPVGYVQLPVGIAGPLVLDGTRYYVPMATTEGCLVASTNRGCKAIAESGGATGIVLRDGMTRAPIVRLPSASRAAELKAFLEAPNNFETISLVFNKSSRFAKLQDIKCALAGRNLYMRFSCSTGDAMGMNMVSKGMQNVLDYLLGDFPGMEVIAISGNYCSDKKPAAVNWIEGRGKSVVCEAIIKEEVVKKVLKTNVPALVELNMIKNLAGSAVAGALGGFNAHASNIVSAVFIATGQDPAQNIESSHCITMMEAVNDGKDLHVSVTMPSIEVGTVGGGTQLASQAACLDLLCVKGASLETPGANARLLATIVAGAVLAGELSLLSALAAGQLVRSHMKYNRSSKELMKVAL